TACAGTCTACAGTGTTTTTTAATATGAGCCTCTCTATTCAATACGCAAAGCCATTATAGAATACGTTCAAAGGACTGGAGCAAATAAAACACTCTACTTATTATGTATACATATGaagtaataaataaagcaaGCCCAAAATGAGGGCAGACCCTTGTCATTTGAAAACACTCCTTGCTTTTTATCTTAATATCATAGTAATGGGGATAGCACACTCCCTCAGAGCATATCgcagctgtcagaacaaaaccttgcatctcaaaacggtaactttacaggagaagggaaaaaccttctttacttttaatgtaagtcaatggaaccagacgtattatcaagtcattttggggcgtttcttttggtccattcatcatgaaattcacaaatAATGTACAGGCCTACGTGCCTTTTCAGATGATATCAAAAACctaaaaacgacaaaaaaatggagatccGGCGTTTGGTCCTGCCAGCAGCTTGTGGCTAGCGTGTTAGtacaatatattgtatttttttaacgcTGAATGCTCTTATAAAgtgaaaatggaaacattaacaTGAAACACATTCGATTTTCCGGCACTCCTTATTTTGCTCTATCCAATTAACACAGTACTGCATCGAAATGAATTAAGAAGTTTCAATTAGGGATGAAATACAAGCTTTAGTTCAGCTTTGTGACAGTAAGCACGTGTGCTATTCTAGAAGCCCCCCACCTTTCCTCGTCAAAATACCTCTGCTGTCAATGGTCAGATCACAGAGGCTGCAAATTGTGGAACTGaacacccacccccccccatactcaccaccccacccccaaacCCCCCATTCATCCGCAATCACACACTTCAGCGGAGAAGCATCCCACTCCGCAGGGTGGCCCAGCCAGGGTCGGAGGTCATATTAGGATGAGGCTTAGATTCAGAAAGTTTTAGTTCCTATGTCATTCtcgaaaacacaaacaaaagggATGTGTCCCCCACCTCCGACCCCTCTGCCCTCTTGAGCTGGGATGACTCAGCTGTGTAGGGAGGCTTTAGAAATACGCCCACAATGTGGTCAATCACTCTCCCCCAATCAAGAAGAAAGAGCGGGAAAGCTGGAGGATGGAGGTGTATCTGACAAACCCGCTTAAAGCCTGGCATGCATCATAGAATAGAGGTGACGTGGACAAAATACTGGATTTGGTAGACCCTGCGTCCACAGTGGACCTTCCAGTATATTATAAACTCAGTGAGTGAATCAGTAGGAGTGACTTGGGAGTTTATTAACTTCTAAGTGGGAGTGATATGACAAAAAAAGTCACTTGAAGATCCTTTCATGGTACATGATATGCACCACAATCTATGTTGGAAAAGCCACAATGGACCAACAGTGGCACATTTAAAACTGTGGTCACCGAAAATGGGTAGAAGAGTAGTGGTAGATTTTTATTTACGTCCTATTTATGAAAAACAATTCTGCTCTATTTGTGTTTTGAAGCGCTAACGATCTCTAAAATATACTCTGAAAGCATACtatatgtaatttatcacaataatgacaaaatatcatatcgcccagccctgTTTACTTCTGTTGGATGGTTGGGTCTtttgttttctgacactgataCTGACCACTGAGCATGGGCTGACACACATTTGATGTATTTGTCCTTAAAATTGGCTAAGCTTCATAATGAGCTAGTTggttgtatagtgtagtggataacacctgggccttctatgctgtagactggggttcaaccccCACCTGGATAAGTGCACTATactatgccaataagagtcattgggctagactcctaacactgccttcgcctacctggaTAAGaccgtcagccaaatgccatgaatgtaagCTGCTTTTATCCGATGCTGTTCACTTCAGGTGATCCTCTAAAGGAAGACCGTCATGCTGAAACTACTCAGACACTTTGTTGCAGCACAGCATGAaacacacagctaacaacaCCACATCACACCGTGTGACTGAACGATATTTCGTGATGATCAGTTATGAAATTGAACCacgttcatttatttttccctcCCATATCACATCCGGCACAttctgctgatatcagcccGATCCTCTAAccagaacacccacagaaacactcatcCCCTGtcttccctcctttctctctctccagtgtGGATCTGATGGAGATTATTCCCTCTTTACTCCAGATGTACTGAGTCAGGGATCAGAGAGAAGAAGCAGAAggtaaacaattaaaaaaaaaagagggagagaggagggaaggTGGAGGAAAGAAGCAGAGTAAAcagcagaggagaagagagatgCTTATCCACAGCTGTGCAAGGGTCTCGTGCCAGGATCCTCTAGATACAGCTTCATTATAACCCTCACAGAACAAGCGCAGGGGCAAGAGGAGCTGTTAAAGCAAACTAGAGGAGAGATTCTGTGAGAAGTGCGGAGTGTAAACTTTCAATCCATAACACATGTGAGCGTATAATCTTGCTCCTTTACAAATTTGCAaggtgtttttaaatttttttaacattaaaataagtgGGAAAAAAGTCAAGGGTGCGGACTCTCAAACCTGTCCTTACAAATATAAAGGTAAATGTGActtataatgtaattattacataataaccATGTTATTACTATGTAGTTACATTTAAAGAGTTAAGCAATGTAAGCTGAACATACAATAGCCACAATAAAAGCTTCAGCTATACTGAGAGAAATGTTCGTCCACAGAGTTTGCCCAGCTGTTATGTGTGCAATATCTGTGGTTGTTTATTTTCTCCGTAACTAATTATTGTTCAAAGCGAATGAGTCCGGAAGATGTTTATCGAGGCCTTAGCTCTAACTCTAAATGCAGTCCTTGTGTTGCACTTTTGTCCTACCATGTTATTTCTTTTTAGAAGTTTCTATTGCCTTCCGCATTCACTGTTAATGAGGCTGACTCAATCTCCTGGACTGGCAAGGTGTTAACAAAAGTAGTTTTCCCTAATGAAAGAGGATGGCAGTCTAAAGAGCCATCAACCAACAAGATCAATATAAGGCTTACCACTTTATTAGGATAGTCCACTACAGCCTCCTATAGATTCTCTACAGACgttcaaactgtttaaaaactatctgttgaaaatcagttgattctaaacagtggtggggttacagtcaggatttggaccagggttttgggttgaggttttgggttgaggttaaggttgggattagagccaggttttGAAAATTATGGTCAAttgaagtatctacaaagcatctaaagtggactacccaaataaagtgttacccatcACCCAATTCCTGGTTTGGCTTAATCAGTCCTTCCACACCAGCTCACAAGACGTTGACTACTTTTCTGAAAGTAAGACTTTGCAACCTTGTACTCTAAGTTTATTCGTTTTATTCTATTGATATGTGGCGATTTTACAAGCCAAACTAAACGTATTGCCAAGGTAAATGGAAGCATAGTGAAGGTTTTGTCAGGAAGACTCTAATGCTACATTATCCATTCACTCATTACTCCTGACCAATCACTGGCCTACACCTGTCCCTGACTTGTGGACCTATTCTGCTGTTTTCAGGTGCTGACGTTTCGACGTTCCCTTCCTTCttccccaccaccaccagttTGGTCCCTGCCCAGATGTCTGAGGGGTGGTCTCCACGCCTGCCATCTTAATCCGGCAAGATcttttggcagacgctcttatccagagcgacttacaattttatATGCTACATAGGTAGTATTAGGAGTCTTCCCCGAGGACTCTTATTGGTCTAGTGTAGGATGCTTGCACAGGTGGAGGACTGAATCCTACTGtgcagcatagaaggcagaggtgttacccactacccTACACCAACTACTCAAGATCTGTCAGGTCTTGATGCTCCAAGACCCGGACAGAAGACGGGGCCTATGCAAAAGGCTGGATTTTCATCTTGCAACTACTAAAATCCCAGCAAGGATTAAATTGTCTTCCTTCATTCCTGCCTCCAGAGTCTTCCTGGTAGAAATGGTTTTTGTGTTTAGGTGTCTaagacttttccacagtactgtacaatTCAAGGTGAATCAAGGTGGATTATTACCAAACGTGTTTGGGTTGAATTTCAGACTTTTGGCAATactgaaactgaactgaatcagaATTTAGTGACAGCAACTCTAATAGACTTCTCTGCATGTCTTTTCTGAGGATCTAATGTTTCGGTAAACCCTGAATAAATGAATCTAACCTCCAGCACAACAACAAACGGCTCTATGTACAGCTAAGCTCTTGAAACAAACTTCCTCAGTATCCAGTTGGATATTCAGGACATGACACATAATCCATAGTTATTGTGGTAGCTTGATCCACCAATATCACATTCACCCACAGCTGAAGGATATGCTCCATAAAAAGGCTCCCACAGAAAATAAGGAAGACAGAAGGGACACTGGAAAGGGCGAATGAATGTTAAAGGGACTAGGCTGGAGTTTCATACCTGCTTTCCATCAGCTCTCTTATTGAAGCCACGGTGGGGCCTGACCCCAAATGATTGTAGTACGGTCCTTCATCTTTCTCGAGGATTTGATctagggagggagagatagaagcagacagagagggatTAGTTGAAACATGACTTTCATGAAGACTTTTTGGGTCTTCTTTTACACTCCttccccaaaaaaaaaaacccatcatTTTCTTTACCTTAACACAGAGACGGTCAGTCTCCGGAACACTAAGGGGATATTTTGAGCATGAGAACGAACTAGACACACCCTGGTGCCAAAGCTGCTTCGAGatgacaaaaacacacttgTGTTGTTCAGTATGGAGAGCTCAAGAGAGCGCAAGTGagtcagagtgtgtgtatgtgtgtgaaagagagagagagtgaacacAGACGAGGGAATTTAAGGTCATACTCCACTATGGGTGTTAGTAGGGATATAGGCGGGGCCAGTGGAAGAAAGCAACAACATGACtaagggaggagagaaaaacaTTGGGTAAGTGAAGCCTACTTACTCCAGCACTGATTCAGACTATCTTTAATGGGTGAATTGAAAAGCAGGAAAACGACAGAGCGGTTCGCAGATATAGAAACAGAGGGAAGCAGATCAACCGTATGCAAAGATTAAGGACATCAcgtctgttagtgtgtgtttgcgcCTACTCTACTTATCAGATTACACTGTGTTTATTCGTACTGTTGACAGTGGAATGTGTGGTGAGGTTTTACTACAGCGAGTGGTTGCTGGGTGACCTTCGATCCTGGTGGTAGTTAAAAGCCAACAAGGGTTCGGCTATGGCTGGCAACCCTCGGCAAAAAAACGCATACTCAGATTTGGTGACAGAATGCAGGTGCTTGATTTAAGCAAAATGCCTCTCATAACTTTTAACATGACTCTTAATCAAGAGAAGATAAAAGGAAGGATGATAGTAGGTCAGGTCCTgaaataaagtttttatttactCCCTGAAAGTTAACCTGCATTTTGCACCTCCAAAATGGTTCATTtccagaagagagagagaaaaaaaaaacttctaaaCTTATAATGGAAGTAATTTTGAACCACTACTATTGGTCCACTCATAAAAACATGTATGCCCaacattgaaaaacaaaaaaaggcaaacatGGAGGTATAAGATTTTGTCCCGACAATACGTCAAATGTTTAAATGAGGTATTGTGTGTAAAACTATATATTACATACTACATAATGCCTAGCATCAAATTGTCTGCCTTGAGAAAAAAAACCTAGAGGAGGGCAACTGAAAAATATGTGCAATATAGGGAGGTTCCAGTCTGTCTCCTCCTGCCCTGTCCTCCCTACTGCCTCCCGGTTTTAATGTCTAACCACTGTACACACAGCAACACATGATATACAAGCACAGTCACTTTATCATGTCCACAGCCCCTGTGGAGGCCCAGTCAGGCTCTGTGCTTGCTGCTTTGACTgtaaaacagagacagaatggCTTGTGCAGCTCAGGACCGTCTGGCTGCCCCTGGTCCGACGCGACACAATGGACCCCTTCTGTAAGGCCTATTGTTCCCTCTGCCTCCCCCAGAGAGAGGCACTACGGTCAGACCGCTGAGAGACGAGAGAGGGACCCCGAGCATGCATTCTCAGACGTGGGCTGGCACTGCCTGGACGAACGTGCCGAGGCGGAAGTGATACAGGGCAGTGAAAAGGAAAGGCTTGTTTAGATAGTGGATGGCAATCCACATTGTTTTAGATGATTAGGTGTTTGTAGTAATATAGCAACACTTATAAAGACTGAATGATCTCATTGGTGTAAAGGGTAAGGAACCTGTGTTCTTTAGGAATACTTTGTACTAAGCTTTCATTGGTCATTAGTCAGCCTTCTTAAGGAAATcttatcattttaaataaaattgctCCAAATATGAACTGTGGcacattttctgtattaaaTAACAACCGGTTTGcttaattttctttattttcttaataatttattattgttatttatatatttagcaAAGCGGACTAAagataaactgctgtaaactGGTGTTACAAACGCATGTTGCTCATTTTATCAATGGTCCTCATGAAGAGGAAGTCCTCAAGGAACTTTATTCACAATTATGTTCTATTTTGTCTCCAGACACATCTAAATTAAACAAGCATGGCTATCCAACCTTGCTGAATGTTTTCAGAGAAAGTGGGAAATGGAAGGCTTTCGGAAATTCAATCTGGGAATCTGGCATGTACACTCACCCACACAGTCGCAGAGAGGGAACTCTGCCTGACTGTCCTTCACAGGTGTGTCCAGAAGGCTCTTGGTTGGAGTATCCAAGTAGCGCAGCGGAGACTCCAGGAATCCTTTCAGAGAGGGAGCTAAGGGAAAATCCTCCTTTGTAGGAGTATCTAAACCATCTCCTGCTGTGGAGAAACAGCCAGTGGTGGAGAGTACTGTTACGTTGCCCGATGACTCAATCTTCATTCGTTTGGTAGGAGATGTGCAGGATGTGGTGAAGGGGTCCACCAGGACTCGGTGCTGTTGCTGCTGTAGATAAGCCTCATGTGCTTGGGACAAGAGCGGGCCTGAGGGCTTGACATCCACTTTGCACTCCTCAACTTCCTGCTTGATGGCAACAAGCTGGCTCAAGGACACCGGGGTATCTTCTTTCACTCCTTCAGCCTGACTAtccagctctctctccttctctccctcttgcaTGGGCTCTGGCTGGCTTGACGTGTCCTCAAGGGGATTGGTGAGCTGCTCTGTGGATGGTGACTGGGGTCTGGCTTGTCCTGAGTTAGAGTTTTGTTGTGACTCAGTCACCACAGATGGAGCAGGGCCCTGCTCCGGAGCATCTGCGACAGGAGCGCTGGGCAAAGTATCCCCAAATTCCTCCTCAAACTGGCGAATCAGTTCCTCGAATTTTGGATCAAGTGAACCGAGGCCAGCCAGGGGTGGAGTGGGCTGAGATGTGGAGGTCTGAGGTGTGGAAGTGGCAGCCTCACCTGCTGTGGCCAGGCCTGAGCTAGTCAGTCCCTCCTGGGCAGGGGGCAAAGGGACAGACACGGGGGTGGAGATTGGGGGAGTGTTTCCAGAGATAGGGGTATAACTGCTGTTCAAAATGGATTCCTGAGATTGGGCTGGAGCTGCCTGGCTCATAGCCACCTGAGAGGGGTTATATGAAGATAGACAGTGTCGGAGCCCAGCCTCCATGCCTGGTAGAGATGGCGTAAGCTGGGATGGCACACCCACTTGCATGCTTGGAAGGGGTTTCTGTATTGAGATCTGGCTCTGTGGGTGGAAGACCGGTTGAGAGGCCTTCTGCTTGGGCTTCTTGATGATGATCTGTTTAGGTTTAGGAAGAGGTGGGGCCAAGGAGCCAAGCAGTCCACCCATTGGCTGCTTGAGTAAAGGAGAACTTTGAGCATTCTTTTTCCTCCTGGGCTCCTTAGGTTCCTGTTTAATGGCTAAAGTGCCCTCTTGCGTGTTTTGTGGCCACCACTTGCGTAAGGTCTGGCATGCCATTTGAGCCTGTGGACTGAAGGGTGAGGGACTGGAGAAGAGGTTACGTTTGTGATGAAGGTGATtttgcagtgctgcctgagttGAGTGCCTAATAGATTGAGGAAGCTGCTGACCCTGGAATTGCTGCTGCTGGCCATTTACCATCCCAAACTGGCCCATTGTTGCACAGGCCTGAGCTGGGTACTCCCCATTGTCAACCTCCTGCTTGACATAGGGCATCACCGAATGGCCACCCTTGTGGCTGTCCTTCAGATTCTGAGGCTGGGCAGGGAACTTGAAGGCAGCATTGGCATACTTTCCGCTGGTGTCTCCCAGGAGTTGTTTCAGCTCAGACATTGGGTCATTGCCACTTTGGGAAAGTTGTTGAACATGAGCCAGAGGCTCAGAGTTCAACATCATCCAGGGGTTCCtaggagagcttttctcacagCTTGCCCCAGTGCCTTGCTGCCACTGCTGGGGAAAGGGGCTAGCAGTGGATGGGAAGCGGGGGGACCTGTATTGGGAGGAGTGGGGAACAGGACCTTGTGACTGAGGTCTGTGCTGTTCCCATGAAGGAGGGTCCTGTTGGTGGAAATGCCCAGGAGGAACAGACTGAGGCATTGGGGAGGATGATGAGAGGGGGCCAGGTGATGGAGAAACCAACTGCATCCCATTCTGGGACTGAGAGGGAGTTTGAGGAGAAGCATGGTGTTTGGAATTTCCACTGGCAAATTCACCAAGAGCCCCACCTGTGCCAGATAGTTGGGTCAGTGCTTCAATGGCGATAGCTGTCTGAAGGCTGACATTCCTCTCTTTAGCAATGGATAACACACTGGGGGAACAAGGAATGGGTGCTGGGGGGCCATAAGGTCTTGGAACTGGGGGCTGGTTAACAAGATCCTGCGACTGTGACTCTGAACCACATGAGGGGTTAGCGTCAGTGGGCTGAGGTTGAGGCTGAGATTGGTAGTGCTGTTGCTGTGTTTGAGGAGCACCTGACATCTTGCAGAGACCCTTGTCCAGGGTGTTGGCTGCCATTCTTATCTTCTTCTCCAGCCACTCAAGGTAGTCAGGACAGTCCGGTCCATCACAGTCACAATTTGGAGGCTTATGGCCATGCCGGGCTTGATTCAGTGCCATCTGGAGGATGTTCAGGTCCTCCGGGGTGCAGTGTTCACCATCACCACTCCACCCTTTCTCCTTGGCATCACCCCCGCGATCACTCATCTCCTGAATGAACCTCTCATACAGCTGTGCAGTAGGATTCTGAGAAGGCTGAGAAACGTTGCAAGTGGACAGGGAGCTTGCACTAGCTGAGAAGGCTACCAGGGTCCTAGCATCCTCCATGTCCACACTGTTCATTGAACTACCGGTGGTTTGTTCGCTCCATCCGGCCTGTTGCTGCTGAGGGTTAGGGTCCCCTACATGATGTCCAGTTCCCCATTCCTGTCCCTGGGGAAGACATGCTAATGTCTCCTGGTGGTGATGGTTCTGCTGATGTTGCTCCCTGGCCAAATCTCCACCATCAAGTCCATCTGTCTCCTCTCCATTTCCTGCGTGCTGGTTCAGCCCATTGGACGGTTCCTGGTTCAACACGCCTTTCTCCAGGCGGTCATGGTCAATTTCCATCTGGCCACTTCCTCTGGGGCCATCCACTGAACCCACCTTTGAAACAGTCTGCAAAAGACAAAACAGGATCAAAGTGTTAGAACAGACAAAATCTCCAGGAGTAATTGTGGATTACACATGTTCATACAGCTAATATGTAATAAACAGGGCTGGGTTGTAACAGAATACATGTAACAGTAATATATAATCAGAGTACAAAAAAAGGCCCATATAACCAGAAAAtaagacagtaatcagattacagattacTTTATAAAAATAGGGTGATTACTAGCAGGATTACATTCTAATGCAACACCTGTTTAATGATCATTTGCCAATTTAATGATAGGTATGCCACGACTCACATAAATCTGatgagtttttcattttgggaaGGGGTCAAGCTGCCCTCAGAAGCAGCAGTTCACATTCTTTTACTTGGCCAATCTACAGAAATTTTtgaattttactttatttggtAGAACTAAGTCGACAACACTCCTACATAAAGCCCTATGAGTCAGTACAGTTCTTTTAGCAGGCAAAACACTGATAGTGGTGACTCAGAGTTATTAGAACAACTTCTGTTTATGACCACTGTTGATGAGGGATCTCAAAAGATGATGTCTACCAGACTGACCTTTTGACTTTGGTATAAAGCACAGACAATTAAGTCACCTACGACCATTTTGCATCACAAAGAGTGCAGTTTTCCTTTTGCTGgaattgtttttctcctctttaagAAGTTTTTACCCTCCCAATCCCGGTGATAAGGGATCATATTCCTCCAGTCTCAAAGGGTTACAAAGCTGGGTGTGGTACAGCAGAGCATACACTGAACATTGCAGTGTTGAGGCCCCCCAAGGATCTAAGTTTGATTCATCTGCCTCTCTCAGAAATCCCGGTGTTACTCTTTGTAAGACTGTTTACCTGCTCTGCTCTCTGGCACACTGTAGCTGGCAGCTGTCTGGCCTTAAAGGGAAACCGAGACGGACAGTATTAATAAGTTTTGAGCATCTCATCTGACCTTGACTCTCTTTAATAGCATATATATAGCCTGAGCCTCAAGTATCTCCTCACATTCTGATCCACATGTCTCTTGTACATGGCCCCAAGAACACAATGAGAGCTATCCAACATCGGTAACTGATGTCTGGGAGCTCTCTGTATACCCCAAACCTCATGTTGATTTGAATGCATCACAGAAAGGAAATGGATCCAGAAACTATATCTTTataaatatcgctgctgtgtgaagaaaacctcgtatctccatttttgtcatttttcagtttttaaaataatttaaaaatgcctgttgccctttacactgtgttcaaatttcatgaagaacggcccaaaagaaacgacccaaaatgacttggaaaaatgtctggttccattgacttacattaaatataaagtaggtttttccttctcctgtaaagtgaccattttggagatacgtggTATTCTTCCGACAACAGAACGTCTTCCCAATGTGTTTTGGACTCTTGTGCTCCACTGGGTATAGAAGAGAAACCTTTTGGGTTTAACTATGCTGTTTCCAAGTCAGTGCTTCCAGGTTTATAGCTTATACCCAAGGTTACAATTCATGGGCATAGCACACATGCCCCAGATCAGAGCCAAAGTGTGTCAATACACCTTATTTCCACCCAATAGTGTTGCTTGGGGAGGCTTAGCCTGTGTTTCTATAAATGAACTTATTGTCCTTGAGAAATTAACTGGTCAGTAGGAGTAAGGCGGCGTGTAGCTTTCAGCTTTCCAATGAAAAggattactgttttttttcccctctcatgCTTTGCTTGCTTATAGGTCTAGATTTTTACAGCAAGTGAAATAACAtgatgtcatatatatatatatatatatatatatatatatatatatatatatatatatatatatatatatatatatatatataaaacctataACTTTAGATTAAACATGAGCACGTTTTAAACAAGCGGCTGTGGTTTCCTAGCAACGTTGTTAGCAACGGTGTAAGCAAGTGGGCAAGGGTGCAGCACAATGATACTTGACTATGACTCAAAAGAGTGCCGGTGTTTGTCTTAAACGTTTTCATATTAGGAGCGCACAGGGGCCAAGGCACGTCCGATCGAGCTGCAGAGGTGGGGTGCATGGATTCTGAGAAAGCCTTTTGTCTGTAATGTGGAGAAGTGCTTCACGAGGGAGGATCTTGTGGCTGTGCTTTGAGGGTTTCAGAAAGTTTACTGAGCAGTTTCTCTCAGTTCTCACAACACACAAGCGAGTCGTGCACTTCAGCTGACATTTAATGGCAGCAGTTCAAGTAAAGACTGACTAGTGCAGCTAAAGAGTGTGAAGCCTGTTAACACGATCACTGAAACAAAGGCaatttgggggggaaaaaatgaactGCTGAGGTTTTCTTCCCTTGTTAAACTGGTCAGAGAGTTATTTAAGACCTAACAAGTGCAACAATTCACATAAACAGCCGTGTGTCCGAGTGTAAAGTGTGGTTCAGCTTGACGGACGATTTCGTAACTTACTTATTGTAGCAAATGTTACTTGTAGTTActttaatattagtgtttttaaatatcattttctcaggtgccttGGACTTTTGCACACTTCTTCCACCTAAGAGCACACTGCTGGCTAACCCTGGCGGTCCATTAGCTTTGTAGCGTTGAGAACGTCCCGGCAACACAACAAAGAAGCGTGGCGATGCGCGCTGTTCACACCGATACTATAGTGACGGTTCCTTTATTGCGCTCCATTAATGAGACTTGGCCTATTCTTCCAAATCTTTGAATTCACCTTCTGTGAGTGGTGTCTGcctggggggggtgggggagggccGGGGGAAGGGGCGGGGGGCGCGTGACGGCCGCTAAACTGCGTCTGTGTGCGCTTCAGAAGTGCACGGCAGACAGAAAGCGTGTCTCACAGACTGGAACCCCACCGGTCACGAGTCCGCAGTGCTTTTGAAACAGCTAAACCACACAACTCTTATGACAGACTTCTCGCTTTCCTCTTTTCAGTGGCGCAAAGATATGCAACACGCACTAAACACAAAGGGTTCCGTATGAGATAGAACCTTTCAGAGGACAGTTGTATAAGGAGCTTGTAAATGAGCGGCGGGAACGAGAAGAACCTTAAAGAAAGTCCACATTAGTGCCGGGcagtatgacaatatttatcctTATTGTGGTAAATTACACTGTAATATGTTACAATATGCTTTCTGAGCATGGTAATTGGTGCATTTGCCAGCATTTAACAAACATCTTCCTGATTACTCGTACAATTAGTTCTATTTAATTGGATTTGGTGCGGCACAGATGTAAAATGTGAAGTAAAAATAACGCAGTTTTTTTTCATAGCGTGTCAGTGTGGGTGAACTGTGGCTCTTCTAACTGAATTCAAATCATTGGATTCAAAGCTTTAAATgtggcttttattttctgttccaacgtctcaaaatgtcatttttcattttgttgcaGAATTTCAAAATGCGCGTTGTCCTTaacatcgtgtgtaaatttcatgacgaatggattaaaagaaacggcccagaatggcttggaaagacgtctggttccattgacttgcattgaaagtaaagcagatt
This sequence is a window from Pygocentrus nattereri isolate fPygNat1 chromosome 20, fPygNat1.pri, whole genome shotgun sequence. Protein-coding genes within it:
- the tet3 gene encoding methylcytosine dioxygenase TET3 isoform X3, whose translation is MEIDHDRLEKGVLNQEPSNGLNQHAGNGEETDGLDGGDLAREQHQQNHHHQETLACLPQGQEWGTGHHVGDPNPQQQQAGWSEQTTGSSMNSVDMEDARTLVAFSASASSLSTCNVSQPSQNPTAQLYERFIQEMSDRGGDAKEKGWSGDGEHCTPEDLNILQMALNQARHGHKPPNCDCDGPDCPDYLEWLEKKIRMAANTLDKGLCKMSGAPQTQQQHYQSQPQPQPTDANPSCGSESQSQDLVNQPPVPRPYGPPAPIPCSPSVLSIAKERNVSLQTAIAIEALTQLSGTGGALGEFASGNSKHHASPQTPSQSQNGMQLVSPSPGPLSSSSPMPQSVPPGHFHQQDPPSWEQHRPQSQGPVPHSSQYRSPRFPSTASPFPQQWQQGTGASCEKSSPRNPWMMLNSEPLAHVQQLSQSGNDPMSELKQLLGDTSGKYANAAFKFPAQPQNLKDSHKGGHSVMPYVKQEVDNGEYPAQACATMGQFGMVNGQQQQFQGQQLPQSIRHSTQAALQNHLHHKRNLFSSPSPFSPQAQMACQTLRKWWPQNTQEGTLAIKQEPKEPRRKKNAQSSPLLKQPMGGLLGSLAPPLPKPKQIIIKKPKQKASQPVFHPQSQISIQKPLPSMQVGVPSQLTPSLPGMEAGLRHCLSSYNPSQVAMSQAAPAQSQESILNSSYTPISGNTPPISTPVSVPLPPAQEGLTSSGLATAGEAATSTPQTSTSQPTPPLAGLGSLDPKFEELIRQFEEEFGDTLPSAPVADAPEQGPAPSVVTESQQNSNSGQARPQSPSTEQLTNPLEDTSSQPEPMQEGEKERELDSQAEGVKEDTPVSLSQLVAIKQEVEECKVDVKPSGPLLSQAHEAYLQQQQHRVLVDPFTTSCTSPTKRMKIESSGNVTVLSTTGCFSTAGDGLDTPTKEDFPLAPSLKGFLESPLRYLDTPTKSLLDTPVKDSQAEFPLCDCVDQILEKDEGPYYNHLGSGPTVASIRELMESRFGEKGDAIRIEKVLFTGREGKSSQGCPIAKWVIRRSSEKEKLLCLVRHRAGHHCANAVIIILILAWEGVPKAVGDKLYKEVSETLTKYGNPTSRRCGLNDDRTCACQGKDTETCGASFSFGCSWSMYFNGCKYARSKTPRKFRLQGEHPKEEELLRDNFQDLATRVAPLYKRLAPKAYSNQCANEKVATDCRLGLREGRPFSGITACMDFCAHAHKDQHNLHNGCTVVCTLTKEDNRQVGVVPDDEQLHVLPLYKISPTDEFGSEENQRLKIQTGAIHVLSSFRREVRKLPEPAKSCRQRRLEAKKAASEKKNKKQQLAETPEKMIKKEVRLAVSPHLQQGNKAVPKQEVKPTIKKELVDRFQAMNGDFDGYPALGNGKMCPNPYRINGAYSYPGPYARGGLPSNGQPSAPSPVNGFHPNLQGMPYNYYNYPPNALLPPEVLSCEGRNGTWPKAAAAEQKPDIQGLQARLAQAYPNRSDQQHQQVTNLGNPVYLHQSEVSQSPAPPNHTPSATPDQHRVTPVIKQEPMEVPLYESRTDGQVRSCPTTPSATPQPDAWPGHKANGSLASKGWDGNLRPGLAHSAFTPDKQQLHQQHHTQPQHPQYAHPQHQWSSFPGTPMASPSPSPSPALKAGPSPAPSPHPGTPLHWDSPVPSPQPKAWGPIGSAGFNPGGLRQGTPVGAFPDRMLSQVVESRGSTPLGLQEKAWKSGGASAAGNTPSPAPEGRLFPDALQKADGQACWEMEAESQSEREPEEEEVWSDSEHNFLDPNIGGVAVAPGHGSILIECARRELHATTPLKKPDRSHPTRISLVFYQHKNLNQPCHGLALWEAKMKLLAERARQRQQEAALLGLSQEDIKAYSKKRKWADGASSPSSGPTKDKREGVVTRLAPTHQTTTMVTVSPYAFTQLTGPYSRFM